The genomic interval AGTCGTGGAAGTACAGGCTGGAAGACAACGCCAACGTCGTCGCCGACATGGCGATGATCGACGCCGGCAGCGCCCTGGTGATCGAGCGCGACGACACCACCGAAGGGGCCAGGACCCAGGCCTGCCAGGGCGAAGCCAAGCCCGACTGCTTCAACGCCCCGGCCGCCTTCAAACGCGTCTACAAGATCGACATCGCAGGGGCCGACGTCGAGGGCTTCGTCCGCAAGGTCGGCTACATCGATCTGACCGACATCGCCGATCCCGACCACAAGGCCCGCGCCGGTCAGGCCCCGGAGGGCCGGTTCGTCATGCCCCATCTCGGGCCGGAGGGGCTGAACATCGTCGATGCCGACCACATCGTCGTCGTCAACGACAACAACCTGCCCTATTCCACCGGCCGGACCATCGGCAAGGCCGACGGCGACGAGATGGCGCTGCTGTCGGTCGGCGAGTTGCTGCGCGCCCGCTGACGGCTGATCGCGCAAAGGTCCCGATCGCGCAAAGGTGAAGTCCGGACGAGCGCTTTGCACTTGTCCGGACCTGATTGTCGGTCCAGTGTGGGCGGCCTTCGGCCCAATGTCCTTCGTGTTTCGGAGACCGCCCCTCATGCGCCCCGCCCTGCCGTTCCTGCGTTCCGCCCTGCTCGCCCTGCCCGTCGCGGCGCTGGCGCTGTCCGCCACCGCCCCGGCCCATGCGCAATCGGCCAGCTTCGACACCAACCAGAAGGCGGCGATAGAGAGGATCGTCCGCGACTATCTGATGGAGCATCCGGAGGTGATCCTCCAGGCCGTCGAGGCCATGCAGGAACGCCAGAAGACCGCCGAGGCAGAACAGGCCCGCAAGGCGCTGGTGGAGAACAGGCAGGAGTTGCTCCGCAGCCCCGCCGACGTCGTCATCGGCAACCCGCAGGGCGATGTAACGGTGGTGGAGTTCTTCGACTACCAATGCGGCTACTGCAAGGCGGTGCAGGCCGACACCCAGTCGCTGATCAAGGGCGATCCCAAGCTGCGTTTCGTGCTGAAGGAATTCCCGATCCTGGGGCCGGCATCGCTGGTCGCCTCCAAGGCGGCGCTCGCCTCGCGCGGTCAGGGCAAGTACGTCGAATTCCACAATGCCCTGATGGCCCAGCGCGGCCAGCTGGACGAGGCGGTCATCATGCGGTTGGCCAAGTCGGTCGGTCTCGACACCGACCGGCTGAAGAAGGACATGGACTCGCCGGACGTGCTGAAGGTGATCGCCGCCAACCAGGCGCTGGCCGAGAAGCTGAACATCCGCGGCACCCCCGCCTTCGTCTTCGGTGACGAGCTGGTGCCCGGCGCCATCAAGCTGGACGACATGAAGCGGCTGACCGACGCCGCCCGCGCCAAGGGCTGAGGTGGATCGTTTCATGACCGGAATGACCGAGCGGGCCAAGCCGTCCATCGTTGTCTTCGATGTCGGGCAGGTGCTGATCGAATGGGATCCGCGTCATCTCTACCGCGAGCTGTTCGATGGCTATGAAGACCTGATGGAGGATTTCCTCGACCGGGTCTGCACCCCGGCCTGGAACCTGGAGCAGGATCGCGGCCGCCCTTGGAAGGACGCGGTCACCCTGCTGACCGAGGAACATCCGGACTGCGCCGAGCTGATCCGTGCCTATGACGACATGTGGGAACGCATGGTTCCCGGCCCGATCCCCGGCACCCCTGACATCCTGGCGGAGCTGAAGAGCCGCGGCGTACCCGTCTATGCCATCACCAATTTCTCGGTCGACAAATTCGAGCTGACGCGCAAGCGTTTCGACTTCCTGAACGGCTTCGACGGCATCATCGTTTCGGGTCAGGAACGGCTGGTGAAGCCTGATCCGGCGATCTATCGGCTGCTGATGGACCGTTACGGTCTCGAACCGAAGGACTGCTACTTCATCGACGACAACCCCGACAATGTCGAGGCGGCCAAGTCGGTGGGCATGTCGGCGCACCTGTTCCTGGGCGCCGAGGCTCTGCGGCGCGATCTGGAGGCGCTGGGGCTGCTGTGACGCGGTCCCCTACTCCGCCGCCGCCTCGCGGTCGGTGGCGGAGTTGAACGCGTAGGTCTTCCAGGTCGGCTCATAGCTGTCGTCAGCCTGGTTGCCCCAGACCGACCAGTTGGGCCGGGCGCCGCGGGCGAACATCTCAAGATAGGGGCCGGGGCTGCACGCCTCGATCAGTTCATACTGTTCGTCGGGCTTGCGGCTGTGCTCGCGCTTGCGGCTCTCGATCAGATTGACCTGGCTGCGGCCGGGCGGCAGCGTCCGGGCCTTCTTGCCGCGGACACCGAACAGGATCAGTTCGGTCACGTTGCGGAAGTAGAACCCCACCCCGCGTCCGTCGGACCCGCCATCCTTGCGCACCTTGTGCCAGATCAGGTTGGTCTTGTACTCGAAACCCCAGTTGCGCATCACCTGCAAGCCTTCCGGCAGCAGCGCGTTGGGCACCCAAAGATACAGATGGGCGGTCGGAGCGGCGATGTCGGCGACCGGCAGGGCGCAGATGTCCTCCACCGTCATGGTGCCGTAGCGGGACAAGCGGCGATGCTCCGGCGCCATCTTGCCGGTGCGGTTGACGAAGCGCCAGGGCGGGTCCGCCATCACGGTGGCGAAGCGCCGGTCACCAGCGAAGGCCACCAGATCCTGCGCCGGATCCGATGCCGCCGCCACCGTCTTGCTGTCGCCCATCGCTGCCTCGAAATCCTGAACAAATAGGGTACCGGGAGGGGTGCAAACTCGCACGGGGGGACAGCGCCGTCAATCCGGTCTGAACCGCCGCGGCGATGCTGCCACAGCCACCGGCGCCACGATCCCCGTCACTCCTCCTCGCCGGCCTCGGCCATGGCGCGCAGGGACGCGCGTTCGGCGACGCTGACGGTCAGCCCCTGGGTTTCCACGCCGACGGCGCGCAGCTTGGCGAGCGCCCGCGACAGGGTTTCCGGCTGCATGCCCAGGCGGCGGGCGATCAGCGCCTTGTCGAAGGGAAGCTGGAACTGCGCCGGCCCGTCGCCCGGCGGGCAGACGCGCATCAGGAAGGCGGCGACCCGCTGCGGCGCCGGTTGGACCTGAAGCTGTTCGATCTGCGTCACCAGATGGCGCAGGCGGACCGAGAGCGATCCCAGCATGCCGAACGCGATGCGGTCGTCCTCGCGCAGGCAGCGGGCGAATCCGTCAGCGGTCAGGGTCATCACGCGCGCGTCGGTTACCGCCTCCGCACAGACCGGGAACTTGCCGTCGGCGAACATGGCGGCCTCGGCAAAACTCTCCGCCGGGCCGATGACATGCACGACCGCCTCCGTTCCGTCGCGGGTCAGGCGGTAAAGCTTCACCCAGCCATCGAGCAGCACGAAGAAACGGTCGGCCGGCTCGTCCTGGAGAAACAGCGTGGTGCCGCGTGACACCGGCCGCACGATGGCGACGCCGCCGAGCAGTGACACCGCACGGTCGGTCAGCTTGGCGAACAGCGGGATTGCGCGCAGTGCGGCAGCGTCTTCCGACGACAGATTCGAATGCGACAGGTTCGAATGGTTGACGGTCATGACAGCTTCGCCTCCCCGTTCGCCGACGGAATTGGTGTTGCCAAGGGTGCCGGTTGCGGGGGCGCCATCCCGGTGCCGCGCAGCAGCATCCAGGCGTTGACGACGATCCCGGTCAGGTCCGAGATCATCCCCGGCACCGATCCCACCAGACTGTTGTGCACGAACCAGCAGGGCAAAGCCACCAGCATGGTGCCGCGAAATCGCGCAACCTGTGTTTGGTAGCGGGCAAGGCTGATCAGTGCCATTCCCGCCGCGGCGAAGGCCGACGGCAGACCGGTCCATGTGAGCGCCATCACAACGGCGATCACCGGCAGAATCAGCAGATAGGCGATTCGGAAAGCCGCCCGGCCGCCGACCGCCAGCGCCGCCAAAACCTGAATCGCCGCAAGTCCGTTCAGCGCCGCCGCAGTCGGGGCGTCGACCAGGGCGAAATGCAGGGCAAAACACAAGCAGGGCACAAGCTGCACCAGCAGCATGGCGGTTCGACTGTGGAAGAAGGGCCAGAGCATGCCGCCGATCGTGCCGCAAAAACCGAGCAGCTGCGCCACCGACCATCCACCATCCTCAACCGCCTGAAGCAGGTCGGTCAGCAGCTCGCTCATGCCGGATCGCGCCTTACGACAGCTTGGAACAGCGGGTTAAACAACGGGAGGCCGGTCTGAAACAGCGCCAGCCGCCCCGGAGGGCGGCGCCAAAGAGCAGACGGAGAAAGAAGGAAGAAAGAGCGGAAGACACACGCAACGAACAGCCGGGCCATACTGGAGCCACGGCCGGATCACTCACGAGCCAGGACCGCAAATGCAGCAGAACAAAAGACAGGAACGCACGGCGCGCCCCCTGTGAAGGGGGGCACCGTGCGTTGAAAGTCCGGACTCTCACCGGGAAATCCGGGGCCGATTCGGCCCGGGATTTCGTCAGGCTTTTCAGCCAAGCGGAGCCGGCCGGTACGGCGCGCGTCCGGAGAGGACGAACGCCGTGCGGCCGAGGCCCGGGTAACCCGGAGCCTTACAGGTACTCGACCTTGCCCGCTTCCGGACCCTTCTGGCCCTGGCGAACGGTGACGCGCACCTGATCGCCTTCCTGAAGGGTCTGCATGCCCGAACGGCGCAGCACGTTGACATGGACGAAGACGTCCTTGCCACCGGTGCTGGGCGTGATGAAGCCAAAGCCCTTGTCGGCATTGAACCACTTCACGGTGCCGTCGACCTCTTCGCCACCGGCGCCGCCGGCATCGTAGCCGCCGCGGTCATAGCCGCCACGGTCGAA from Azospirillum sp. TSH100 carries:
- a CDS encoding DsbA family protein, which gives rise to MRPALPFLRSALLALPVAALALSATAPAHAQSASFDTNQKAAIERIVRDYLMEHPEVILQAVEAMQERQKTAEAEQARKALVENRQELLRSPADVVIGNPQGDVTVVEFFDYQCGYCKAVQADTQSLIKGDPKLRFVLKEFPILGPASLVASKAALASRGQGKYVEFHNALMAQRGQLDEAVIMRLAKSVGLDTDRLKKDMDSPDVLKVIAANQALAEKLNIRGTPAFVFGDELVPGAIKLDDMKRLTDAARAKG
- a CDS encoding HAD family phosphatase, whose protein sequence is MTGMTERAKPSIVVFDVGQVLIEWDPRHLYRELFDGYEDLMEDFLDRVCTPAWNLEQDRGRPWKDAVTLLTEEHPDCAELIRAYDDMWERMVPGPIPGTPDILAELKSRGVPVYAITNFSVDKFELTRKRFDFLNGFDGIIVSGQERLVKPDPAIYRLLMDRYGLEPKDCYFIDDNPDNVEAAKSVGMSAHLFLGAEALRRDLEALGLL
- a CDS encoding MT-A70 family methyltransferase → MGDSKTVAAASDPAQDLVAFAGDRRFATVMADPPWRFVNRTGKMAPEHRRLSRYGTMTVEDICALPVADIAAPTAHLYLWVPNALLPEGLQVMRNWGFEYKTNLIWHKVRKDGGSDGRGVGFYFRNVTELILFGVRGKKARTLPPGRSQVNLIESRKREHSRKPDEQYELIEACSPGPYLEMFARGARPNWSVWGNQADDSYEPTWKTYAFNSATDREAAAE
- a CDS encoding Crp/Fnr family transcriptional regulator codes for the protein MTVNHSNLSHSNLSSEDAAALRAIPLFAKLTDRAVSLLGGVAIVRPVSRGTTLFLQDEPADRFFVLLDGWVKLYRLTRDGTEAVVHVIGPAESFAEAAMFADGKFPVCAEAVTDARVMTLTADGFARCLREDDRIAFGMLGSLSVRLRHLVTQIEQLQVQPAPQRVAAFLMRVCPPGDGPAQFQLPFDKALIARRLGMQPETLSRALAKLRAVGVETQGLTVSVAERASLRAMAEAGEEE
- a CDS encoding YgjV family protein yields the protein MAQLLGFCGTIGGMLWPFFHSRTAMLLVQLVPCLCFALHFALVDAPTAAALNGLAAIQVLAALAVGGRAAFRIAYLLILPVIAVVMALTWTGLPSAFAAAGMALISLARYQTQVARFRGTMLVALPCWFVHNSLVGSVPGMISDLTGIVVNAWMLLRGTGMAPPQPAPLATPIPSANGEAKLS